Proteins co-encoded in one Cricetulus griseus strain 17A/GY chromosome 1 unlocalized genomic scaffold, alternate assembly CriGri-PICRH-1.0 chr1_1, whole genome shotgun sequence genomic window:
- the Nefh gene encoding neurofilament heavy polypeptide isoform X2, whose amino-acid sequence MMSFGGGADALLGAPFAPLHGGGSLHYTLGRKAGTGGTRSAAGSSSGFHSWARTSVSSVSASPSRFRGAGAASSTDSLDTLSNGPEGCVVAAAAARSEKEQLQALNDRFAGYIDKVRQLEAHNRSLEGEAAALRQQQAGRAAMGELYEREVREMRGAVLRLGAARGQLRLEQEHLLEDIAHVRQRLDEEARQREEAEAAARALARFAQEAEAARAELQKKAQALQEECGYLRRHHQEEVGELLGQIQGCGALQAQAHAEARDALKCDVTSALREIRAQLEGHAVQSTLQSEEWFRVRLDRLSEAAKVNTDAMRSAQEEITEYRRQLQARTTELEALKSTKDSLERQRSELEDRHQADIASYQDAIQQLDNELRNTKWEMAAQLREYQDLLNVKMALDIEIAAYRKLLEGEECRIGFGPSPFSLTEGLPKIPSASTHIKVKSEEKIKVVEKSEKETVIVEEQTEEIQVTEEVTEEEEKEAKEEEGEETEEGGEEEEEEEVTSPPAEEAASPEKETKPPVKEEAKSPAEVKSPTEAKSPTKAKSPAEVKPPAEAKSPAEVKSPAEAKSPAEVKSPAEAKSPAEVKSPAETKSPAEAKSPAEVKSPAETKSPAEAKSPTEAKSPTAAKSPAEAKSPAEVKSPAETKSPAEAKSPTEAKSPTAAKSPAEAKSPAEIKSPEKAKTPVKEGAKSPAEESKSPVKEEVKSPAEVKSPEKAKSPVKEEAMSPAQAKSPEKEEAKSPAAVKSPEKAKSPVKEEIKPPAEVKSPDKAKSPVKEESKSPEKTKTLDVKSPEAKTLGKGEAKYPADIKSPEQAKSPAKEELKSPEKLKSPEKEDAKASEKEVPKKDEVKSPVKEEVKAKELPKKVEEEKTPATPKTEEKVIKKDEPPKKEAAKPKVEEKKETPVEKPKDSTVEAKKEESEEKKKAVTPEKETPAKVEVKDEVKSKEKTETKTEVDDTKAKEPSKPTEKEKPQKEEMLAAPEKKDSKEEKATESKKPEEKPTMEAKAKEDDKGLPKEPSKPKTEKAEKSSSTDQKDSQPPEKATEDKATKGEK is encoded by the exons ATGATGAGCTTCGGCGGCGGCGCCGATGCGCTGCTGGGCGCCCCGTTCGCGCCGCTGCACGGAGGCGGCAGCCTGCACTACACGCTGGGCCGCAAGGCGGGCACCGGCGGCACGCGCTCCGCGGCCGGCTCCTCCAGCGGCTTCCACTCGTGGGCGCGGACGTCCGTGAGCTCCGTGTCCGCCTCGCCCAGCCGCTTCCGCGGAGCGGGCGCCGCCTCGAGCACCGACTCGCTAGACACACTCAGCAACGGGCCGGAGGGCTGCGTGGTGGCGGCGGCCGCGGCGCGCAGCGAAAAGGAGCAGCTGCAGGCTCTGAACGACCGCTTCGCGGGCTACATCGACAAGGTGAGGCAGCTCGAGGCGCACAACCGCAGCCTGGAGGGTGAGGCGGCGGCGCTGCGGCAGCAGCAAGCCGGCCGCGCCGCCATGGGCGAGCTGTACGAGCGCGAGGTGCGCGAGATGCGCGGCGCCGTGCTGCGCCTGGGGGCGGCGCGCGGGCAGCTGCGCCTGGAGCAGGAGCACCTGCTGGAGGACATCGCGCACGTGCGACAGCGGCTGGACGAAGAGGCCCGGCAGCGCGAGGAGGCAGAGGCGGCGGCGCGCGCTCTAGCGCGCTTCGCGCAAGAGGCGGAAGCGGCGCGCGCGGAGCTGCAGAAGAAGGCGCAGGCGCTGCAGGAGGAGTGCGGTTACCTGCGGCGCCACCACCAGGAGGAGGTGGGCGAGCTGCTCGGTCAGATCCAGGGTTGCGGTGCCCTGCAAGCGCAGGCGCACGCCGAGGCGCGCGACGCCCTCAAGTGCGACGTGACGTCGGCGCTGCGGGAGATCCGCGCGCAGCTCGAAGGCCATGCGGTGCAGAGCACGCTGCAGTCGGAGGAGTGGTTCCGAG TGAGGTTGGACCGACTGTCAGAGGCGGCCAAGGTGAATACAGATGCCATGCGTTCGGCACAGGAGGAGATAACCGAGTACCGGCGGCAGCTGCAGGCTAGGACCACGGAGTTGGAGGCACTGAAAAGCACCAAGGATTCACTGGAGAGGCAGCGCTCTGAGCTAGAAGACCGTCATCAGGCAGACATTGCATCCTACCAG GATGCTATTCAGCAGTTGGACAATGAGCTGAGAAACACCAAGTGGGAGATGGCAGCGCAGCTCCGAGAGTACCAGGACCTGCTCAATGTCAAGATGGCCCTGGATATTGAAATTGCTGCTTACAG AAAGCTCCTGGAAGGTGAAGAGTGTCGAATTGGCTTTGGTCCAAGTCCCTTCTCTCTTACTGAGGGACTCCCGAAAATCCCCTCCGCATCAACTCACATAAAAGTCAAAAGTGAAGAGAAGATAAAAGTGGTAGAAAAATCAGAGAAGGAAACTGTGATTGTGGAAGAGCAGACAGAAGAGATCCAGGTGACTGAAGAAgtgacagaagaggaggaaaaagaagccaaagaggaggaaggagaagaaacggaagagggaggagaagaagaagaagaagaagaagtaacaTCTCCCCCCGCAGAAGAGGCAGCATCTCCAGAAAAGGAAACCAAGCCTCCTGTGAAGGAAGAGGCCAAGTCTCCAGCTGAGGTAAAATCTCCAACTGAGGCCAAGTCACCTACTAAGGCCAAGTCACCAGCTGAGGTAAAACCTCCAGCTGAGGCCAAGTCACCTGCTGAGGTAAAATCTCCAGCTGAGGCCAAGTCACCTGCTGAGGTAAAATCTCCAGCTGAGGCCAAGTCACCTGCTGAGGTAAAATCTCCAGCTGAGACCAAGTCACCTGCTGAGGCCAAGTCACCAGCTGAGGTAAAATCTCCAGCTGAGACCAAGTCACCTGCTGAGGCCAAGTCACCTACTGAGGCCAAGTCCCCAACTGCAGCCAAGTCACCAGCTGAGGCCAAGTCACCAGCTGAGGTAAAATCTCCAGCTGAGACCAAGTCACCTGCTGAGGCCAAGTCACCTACTGAGGCCAAGTCCCCAACTGCAGCCAAGTCACCAGCTGAGGCCAAGTCACCAGCTGAGATAAAATCTCCAGAGAAAGCCAAGACTCCTGTGAAGGAAGGAGCAAAATCCCCAGCTGAAGAGTCCAAGTCCCCTGTGAAGGAAGAAGTGAAGTCCCCAGCTGAAGTAAAATCTCCAGAGAAGGCCAAGTCCCCAGTTAAGGAAGAAGCAATGTCTCCGGCTCAAGCCAAGTCTCCAGAGAAGGAAGAAGCTAAATCACCAGCAGCGGTCAAATCTCCTGAGAAGGCCAAGTCCCCTGTGAAGGAAGAGATCAAGCCTCCAGCTGAGGTGAAATCCCCTGACAAGGCTAAGAGCCCAGTGAAGGAGGAATCAAAGTCTCCTGAGAAGACCAAGACTCTAGATGTGAAATCCCCAGAAGCCAAGACTCTAGGGAAAGGGGAAGCAAAGTACCCTGCAGACATCAAATCCCCTGAGCAGGCCAAAAGTCCTGCCAAGGAGGAGCTCAAGTCCCCAGAGAAGCTCAAGTCCCCTGAAAAGGAAGATGCCAAGGCTTCTGAGAAGGAAGTTCCCAAGAAGGACGAGGTGAAGTCCCCTGTGAAGGAGGAGGTGAAAGCCAAAGAACTCCCAAAGAAAGTAGAGGAAGAGAAGACCCCCGCTACACCAAAAACGGAGGAGAAGGTGATCAAGAAAGATGAACCACCCAAGAAGGAGGCTGCAAAGCCCAAggtggaggagaagaaggaaaccCCAGTAGAAAAGCCCAAGGACTCCACAGTGGAAGCCAAGAAGGAAGAGTCcgaagagaagaagaaagcagtGACCCCAGAGAAGGAGACTCCTGCCAAGGTGGAGGTGAAGGATGAGGTTAAATCCAAAGAGAAGacggagacaaagacagaagtgGATGACACCAAGGCCAAAGAACCCAGCAAacccacagagaaggaaaagccacagaaagaaGAGATGCTGGCAGCACCAGAGAAGAAAGACAGCAAGGAGGAGAAGGCCACAGAGTCCAAGAAGCCCGAGGAGAAGCCCACAATGGAGGCCAAGGCCAAAGAGGACGACAAGGGCCTTCCCAAAGAGCCCAGCAAACCCAAGACGGAAAAGGCTGAAAAATCCTCTAGCACGGACCAAAAGGACAGCCAGCCCCCAGAGAAGGCCACAGAGGACAAGGCCACCAAGGGGGAGAAGTAA